The following proteins are co-located in the Caldilineales bacterium genome:
- a CDS encoding AAA family ATPase: MNRLTLERQADLIEAVLSAHKIDSHVWGGTVTPRFIRFDLTATLGARVQKILALKDEIALSLGVKDIRLYREGGAIRLEVPRPQPATIRLLPLCAGLSKTPPLSAVLGVDAEGAPLLLRLPSPEVAHVLVAGTTGSGKTALLRSMLLSLALNNPQRSLQLALIDPKGRGFGALAGLPHLVRPVVTEAEMAVRLLAGLVEEMERRDREKRSEPALVVAIDELADLRQVGGKAVEELLARLTQRGREAGVHVIVATQRPAATVVGSLVKANLPVRLVGAVGSAEDAKVATGVAGSGAERLKGRGDFLLVARGQTVRLQAAYISEQEVIQAVSHLK, encoded by the coding sequence ATGAACCGCCTCACCCTCGAACGCCAGGCTGACCTCATCGAAGCCGTCCTGTCCGCACACAAGATCGACAGCCATGTCTGGGGCGGCACGGTCACGCCCCGCTTCATCCGCTTCGACCTCACCGCCACACTCGGCGCCCGCGTCCAGAAGATCCTCGCCCTCAAAGACGAGATCGCTCTCTCGCTCGGCGTCAAGGACATCCGCCTGTACCGCGAAGGCGGCGCCATCCGGCTGGAGGTGCCGCGCCCGCAACCCGCCACCATCCGGCTGCTGCCCTTGTGCGCCGGGCTGAGCAAGACGCCGCCGCTCTCGGCTGTGCTGGGGGTGGATGCAGAGGGTGCGCCCTTGCTCTTGCGGCTGCCCAGCCCGGAGGTGGCGCATGTGCTGGTGGCGGGGACGACGGGCAGTGGCAAGACGGCGCTGTTGCGTTCGATGCTGCTGAGCCTGGCCCTGAACAACCCCCAGCGCAGCCTGCAACTGGCCTTGATCGACCCCAAGGGTCGGGGTTTTGGCGCCCTGGCGGGGCTGCCGCACCTGGTGCGCCCGGTGGTGACCGAGGCCGAGATGGCGGTGCGGCTGCTGGCGGGGCTGGTGGAGGAGATGGAGCGCCGCGACCGCGAGAAGCGGAGCGAGCCGGCGCTGGTGGTGGCGATCGACGAGCTGGCCGACCTGCGTCAGGTGGGTGGGAAGGCGGTGGAGGAGTTGCTGGCGCGGCTGACGCAACGCGGGCGGGAGGCGGGGGTGCATGTGATCGTGGCCACACAGCGGCCGGCGGCGACGGTGGTGGGGAGCCTGGTGAAGGCGAACCTGCCGGTGCGGCTGGTGGGGGCGGTGGGCAGCGCCGAAGATGCGAAGGTGGCGACGGGGGTGGCCGGGAGCGGGGCCGAGCGCCTCAAAGGGAGGGGCGACTTCTTGCTGGTGGCCCGCGGGCAGACGGTGCGCCTGCAGGCGGCCTACATCAGCGAACAAGAAGTCATCCAGGCCGTCTCTCACTTGAAATGA